From a region of the Phaseolus vulgaris cultivar G19833 chromosome 6, P. vulgaris v2.0, whole genome shotgun sequence genome:
- the LOC137833570 gene encoding ABC transporter B family member 9-like, whose translation MSHNTEVPTSSMSTQHHEKEEKANQKVPFYKLFTFADPLDVALMIIGTICAMANGWSQPIMTLILGKLINTFGSTDPSNTIKEVSKVSLLFVYLAIETGVVSVTVVLLNAAEVACWMVTGERQAPRIRSLYLKNILKQDIAFFDTETTTGEVIGRMSGDTILIQDSMGEKVGKFIQLASTFIGGFVIAFVRGWQLAVILLSCIPCVVVTGGILSMLMTKMSSRGQAAYSEAGTVAEQTVGSIRTVASFTGERKAIEKYNIKLKVAYKTMVLQGMASGFGLGVLMLIILIDTKLLY comes from the exons ATGTCACACAACACCGAAGTGCCAACTTCTTCTATGTCTACTCAACAccatgaaaaagaagaaaaagccaACCAGAAGGTTCCCTTCTACAAGCTCTTCACTTTTGCAGATCCTCTTGACGTCGCCTTGATGATCATTGGCACGATCTGTGCCATGGCTAATGGCTGGTCGCAGCCTATCATGACTCTCATTCTAGGAAAGCTTATCAACACCTTTGGCTCCACTGATCCATCAAATACCATCAAAGAAGTTTCTAAG GTTTCATTATTATTTGTATACCTGGCTATTGAGACTGGAGTTGTCTC GGTTACGGTGGTTTTGTTGAATGCTGCAGAGGTAGCATGTTGGATGGTGACAGGGGAAAGACAAGCCCCCAGGATTCGCAGtttgtacttgaaaaatatACTGAAGCAGGACATTGCTTTCTTTGACACTGAGACAACAACTGGTGAGGTAATAGGAAGAATGTCTGGTGACACCATTCTCATTCAAGATTCCATGGGAGAAAAG GTTGGGAAGTTTATACAACTTGCTTCAACTTTTATTGGTGGCTTTGTGATTGCCTTTGTAAGAGGATGGCAACTTGCTGTTATTTTGCTCTCATGTATACCATGTGTTGTTGTTACTGGTGGAATTCTATCCATGTTGATGACTAAAATGTCAAGTCGGGGGCAAGCTGCTTATTCAGAAGCAGGAACTGTGGCTGAACAAACAGTGGGATCTATCAGAACA GTGGCATCTTTCACTGGTGAGAGAAAAGCAATAGAAAAGTATAATATCAAGTTAAAGGTTGCTTATAAAACTATGGTTCTACAAGGGATGGCCTCGGGGTTTGGACTGGGAGTACTTATGTTGATTATCTTGATCGATACAAAACTCTTGTATTGA
- the LOC137833569 gene encoding uncharacterized protein: MANFSSSYSTYSFICHGVLLPLLLLSKFFFQLAWCGSTVKFLPGFEGPLPFVLETGYVGVGESEDVQAFYYFIESEKSPKEDPLLLWLTGGPGCSALSGLVLEIGPLGFKYEEYDGTLPNLFYRTHSWTKVSNIIFVDLPVFTGFTYATTESAQRSDWMLVHQVHQFLRKWLIDHPIFLSNEVYIGGDSYSGIPIPVIVQEITQGNEKGVQPWINLQGYLLGNAATTARDSNYRIPFSHGMGLISDELYNSLQKNCKGEYIDVDTKNVLCTRDMELFNEATSGINSAYILDPSCEFVDTETSWRRSLIRKYPRRNFLNSRLKLPSLSCRSYVYFLCSIWANDDNVRTALHIRQGSIGQWHRCSFDIPHKRDIPSSFEYHVNLSRMGYRSLVYSGDHDLLVPFLATQAWIRSLNYSIVDDWRQWHTNGQVAGYTRTYSNRMTFATVKGGGHTAPEYKPEECLDMYSRWLSKRAFHSAKHTERSLCFWVAISGSVVTDGMAASNGFVDGAATSTPSESALIFLGTGCSSMVPNLMCLLQPSNPSCSVCFQSLSIPPERNSNYWSFTFSFPFPSSISRKRLQNLNLQIYAGKVNITGKIILTHEHADAVLGLDDIRAVQPFSPTNDIDPTPIYLSQHSMDSIAEKFPYLVRKKLKEGEEVRRVAQIDWNIINDDCNQPFSASGLKFTPLPVMHGEDYICLGFLFGEKSRVAYISDVSRFPASTETGGSETLLRAMEMPREKRGRALKMTNFSSSYSTYSFICHGVLLPLLLLLQFFFQLARCGSTVKFLPGFEGPLPFVLETGYVGVGESEDVQAFYYFIESENNPKEDPLLLWLTGGPGCSALSGLVFEIGPLGFKHEEYNGTLPNLFYRSYSWTKVSNIIFVDLPVFTGFTYATTESAAQRSDWMLVHQVHQFLRKWLIDHPTFLSNEVYIGGDSYSGIPIPVIVQEISQGNEKGVQPWINLQGYLLGNALTTRRENNSRIPFSHGMGLISDELYNSLQNNCKGEYIDVDTKNVLCTRDMELFNETTSGISSSYILGPSCEVLDTETSWRRSLIRKYPSRNFLNSRLKLPSLSCWSYVYFLCSFWANDDNVRTALHIRQGSIGQWRRCSMHIPQKHDIPSSFEYHVNLSKMGYRSLIYSGDHDLLIPFLATQAWIRSLNYSIVDDWRQWHTDGQVAGYTRTYSNRMTFATVKGAGHTAPEYKPKECLDMYSRWLSKRAL, translated from the exons ATGGCAAACTTTAGTTCTAGTTACAGTACTTATAGTTTTATTTGCCACGGTGTTCTACTTCCCCTTCTTCTGTTATCAAAGTTCTTCTTTCAACTTGCATGGTGTGGGTCCACAGTTAAGTTCCTTCCTGGATTCGAGGGACCCCTTCCTTTTGTTCTTGAAACAGG ATATGTGGGAGTGGGCGAATCAGAGGATGTGCAGGCATTTTACTACTTCATTGAGTCTGAGAAAAGTCCAAAAGAGGATCCTCTCTTGCTTTGGCTCACTGGTGGCCCCGGTTGCTCAGCCCTCTCTGGCCTTGTCTTAGAAATAG GTCCACTTGGTTTTAAGTATGAGGAATATGATGGAACCCTTCCAAATTTATTCTATAGGACACACTCATGGACCAAG GTTAGTAACATTATATTTGTAGACTTGCCTGTTTTCACTGGATTCACCTATGCCACAACAGAGTCTGCTCAACGAAGTGACTGGATGCTTGTTCACCAGGTCCATCAATTCCTGAGGAAG TGGCTGATTGATCATCCAATTTTTTTGTCAAACGAAGTTTACATTGGTGGCGATTCATACTCTGGCATTCCTATTCCTGTGATTGTTCAAGAAATTACACAAG GAAATGAAAAAGGGGTTCAGCCATGGATAAATCTCCAG GGATACCTACTAGGGAATGCAGCTACTACTGCAAGAGACAGTAACTATCGAATTCCCTTTTCTCATGGAATGGGACTTATTTCTGACGAACTATACAAT tcactacaaaaaaattgtAAAGGAGAGTACATAGATGTAGACACCAAAAATGTATTATGTACTAGAGATATGGAGCTATTCAATGAG GCTACATCAGGAATTAATAGTGCCTATATTTTGGACCCATCATGTGAGTTTGTTGATACTGAAACATCTTGGAGGAGATCACTAATTAGGAAATATCCCAGAAGGAATTTCCTAAATTCTCGTCTCAAATTGCCATCCTTGAGCTGTCGG AGCTATGTATACTTCCTCTGCAGTATTTGGGCCAATGATGATAATGTTCGCACTGCATTGCATATCCGTCAG GGAAGTATAGGACAATGGCATCGGTGTTCGTTTGATATACCTCACAAGAGGGATATCCCAAGCAGTTTTGAGTATCATGTAAATCTCAGTAGAATGGGCTATCGATCGCTGGTATACAG TGGCGATCATGATCTTTTGGTTCCTTTCTTGGCAACTCAAGCATGGATAAGATCTTTAAACTACTCCATCGTGGATGATTGGAGGCAATGGCATACAAATGGCCAAGTTGCAGG ATACACAAGGACTTACTCCAATCGAATGACATTTGCAACTGTGAAG GGTGGAGGCCACACAGCTCCAGAGTACAAGCCTGAAGAATGCTTGGACATGTACAGTAGATGGCTATCTAAGAGGGCTTT CCACAGCGCAAAACACACCGAAAGGAGTCTCTGTTTTTGGGTTGCAATCTCTGGATCCGTCGTTACTGACGGCATGGCCGCTTCCAATGGCTTCGTCGACGGCGCCGCCACTTCCACTCCTTCGGAATCGGCGTTGATCTTTCTCGGAACTGGTTGTTCTAGCATGGTTCCCAATCTCATGTGCCTCCTTCAACCCTCCAACCCTTCCTGCTCCGTCTGCTTCCAGTCATTGTCTATCCCTCCCGAACGAAATTCCAATTACTGGTCCTTcactttctccttccccttccCTTCTTCCATTTCAAGAAAAAGGCTTCAAAATCTCAATTTGCAG ATATATGCTGGTAAAG TCAATATAACTGGTAAG ATTATTTTAACTCATGAACATGCTGATGCAGTCCTTGGATTGGATGATATACGTGCTGTGCAGCCTTTTAGTCCAACAAATGATATTGATCCCACACCCATATATCTAAGTCAACATTCAATGGATAG CATAGCAGAGAAGTTTCCTTATTTGGTTCGGAAAAAGCTTAAGGAGGGAGAAGAAGTACGAAGAGTGGCTCAAATTGACTGGAACATTATTAATGATGACTGCAACCAACCTTTTTCTGCATCAGGATTAAAATTCACTCCTTTACCA GTTATGCATGGAGAGGATTACATATGTTTGGGCTTTCTTTTTGGTGAGAAAAGTAGGGTGGCTTATATATCTGATGTTTCCCGGTTTCCTGCTAGTACAGA AACTGGAGGCTCAGAAACTCTGTTAAGAGCCATGGAAATGCCCAGAGAGAAAAGGGGAAGAGCATTAAAAATGACAAACTTTAGTTCTAGTTACAGTACTTATAGTTTTATTTGCCACGGGGTTCTACTTCCCCTTCTGTTATTGTTACAGTTCTTCTTTCAACTTGCACGGTGTGGCTCCACAGTTAAGTTCCTTCCTGGATTCGAGGGACCCCTTCCTTTTGTTCTTGAAACAGG ATATGTGGGAGTGGGCGAATCAGAGGATGTGCAGGCATTCTACTACTTCATTGAGTCTGAGAATAATCCAAAAGAGGATCCTCTCTTGCTTTGGCTCACTGGTGGCCCTGGTTGCTCAGCCCTCTCTGGCCTTGTCTTTGAAATAG GTCCACTAGGTTTTAAGCATGAGGAATATAATGGAACCCTTCCAAATTTATTCTATAGGTCATACTCATGGACTAAG GTTAGTAACATTATATTTGTAGACTTGCCTGTTTTCACTGGATTCACCTATGCCACAACAGAGTCTGCTGCTCAACGAAGTGATTGGATGCTTGTTCACCAGGTCCATCAATTCCTGAGGAAG TGGCTGATTGATCATCCAACTTTTTTGTCAAACGAAGTTTACATTGGTGGCGATTCATACTCTGGCATTCCTATTCCAGTGATTGTTCAAGAAATTTCACAAG GAAATGAAAAAGGGGTACAGCCATGGATAAATCTCCAG GGATACCTGCTAGGGAATGCACTTACTACTCGAAGAGAGAATAACTCTCGAATTCCCTTTTCTCATGGAATGGGACTTATTTCTGACGAACTATACAAT TCACTACAAAATAATTGTAAAGGAGAGTACATAGATGTAGACACCAAAAATGTATTATGTACTAGAGATATGGAGCTATTCAATGAG ACTACATCAGGAATTAGTTCTTCCTATATTTTGGGCCCATCATGTGAGGTTCTTGATACTGAAACATCTTGGAGGAGATCACTAATTAGGAAATATCCCAGCAGGAATTTCCTAAATTCTCGTCTCAAATTGCCATCCTTGAGCTGTTGG AGCTATGTATACTTTCTCTGCAGTTTTTGGGCCAATGATGATAATGTTCGCACTGCATTGCATATCCGTCAG GGAAGTATAGGACAATGGCGTCGGTGTTCGATGCATATACCTCAGAAGCATGATATCCCAAGCAGTTTTGAGTATCATGTAAATCTCAGTAAAATGGGATATCGATCGCTAATATACAG TGGCGATCATGATCTTTTGATTCCTTTCTTGGCAACTCAAGCATGGATAAGATCTTTAAACTACTCCATCGTGGATGATTGGAGGCAATGGCATACAGATGGCCAAGTTGCAGG ATACACAAGGACTTATTCCAATCGAATGACATTTGCAACTGTGAAG GGTGCAGGCCACACAGCTCCAGAGTACAAGCCTAAAGAATGCTTGGACATGTACAGTAGATGGCTATCTAAGAGGGCTTTGTAG
- the LOC137832416 gene encoding putative hydrolase C777.06c: MAASNGFVDGAATSTPSESALIFLGTGCSSMVPNLMCLLQPSNPSCSVCFQSLSIPPERNPNYRCNTSLLIDYCGDANDRKYILIDVGKTFRETVLRWFVSHRIPRVDSIILTHEHADAVLGLDDIRAVQPFSPTNDIDPTPIYLSQHSMDSIAEKFPYLVRKKLKEGEEVRRVAQIDWNIIDDDCNQPFSASGLKFTPLPVMHGEDYICLGFLFGEKSRVAYISDVSRFPASTEHVISKSGAGQLDLLILDSLYKTGSHNVHLCFPQTLETVKRLCPKQALLIGMTHEFDHHKDNEFLKEWSKREGIPVQLAHDGLRVPIHL, encoded by the exons ATGGCCGCTTCCAATGGCTTCGTCGACGGCGCCGCCACTTCCACTCCTTCGGAATCGGCGTTGATCTTTCTCGGAACTGGTTGTTCTAGCATGGTTCCCAATCTCATGTGCCTCCTTCAACCCTCCAACCCTTCCTGCTCCGTCTGCTTCCAGTCATTGTCTATCCCTCCCGAACGAAATCCCAATTACAG GTGCAACACGTCTCTCCTGATTGACTACTGCGGCGACGCCAACGATCGCAAGTATATATTGATCGATGTTGGCAAGACCTTCAGGGAGACAGTGCTTAGGTGGTTCGTTTCCCATCGGATTCCCAGAGTTGATTCT ATTATTTTAACTCATGAACATGCTGATGCAGTCCTTGGATTGGATGATATACGTGCTGTGCAGCCTTTTAGTCCAACAAATGATATTGATCCCACACCCATATATCTAAGTCAACATTCAATGGATAG CATAGCAGAGAAGTTTCCTTATTTGGTTCGGAAAAAACTTAAGGAAGGGGAAGAAGTACGAAGAGTGGCTCAAATTGACTGGAACATTATTGATGATGACTGCAACCAACCTTTTTCTGCATCAGGATTAAAATTCACTCCTTTACCA GTTATGCATGGAGAGGATTACATATGTTTGGGCTTTCTTTTTGGTGAGAAAAGTAGGGTGGCTTATATATCTGATGTTTCCCGGTTTCCTGCTAGTACAGAGCATG TTATCTCAAAAAGTGGAGCTGGACAGTTGGATCTTCTTATATTGGATTCATTATATAAG ACTGGGTCACATAATGTCCACCTTTGTTTTCCACAg ACTTTAGAAACTGTGAAGAGATTGTGTCCTAAGCAAGCACTACTTATTGGTATGACTCACGAATTTGATCACCATAAAGACAACGAGTTTTTGAAGGAGTGGTCCAAAAG GGAAGGAATTCCAGTACAGCTTGCTCATGATGGTCTGAGAGTCCCGATACACTTATAG
- the LOC137832419 gene encoding putative serine carboxypeptidase-like 52, translating to MGYRSLIYSGDHDILVSFLATQAWIRSLNYSIVDDWRQWHTDGQVAGYTRTYSNLMTFATVKGGGHTAPEYKPEECFAMYSRWLSKRAL from the exons ATGGGATATCGATCGCTGATATACAG TGGCGATCATGATATTTTGGTTTCTTTCTTGGCAACTCAAGCATGGATAAGATCTTTAAACTACTCCATCGTGGATGATTGGAGGCAATGGCATACAGATGGCCAAGTTGCAGG ATACACAAGGACTTACTCCAATCTAATGACATTTGCAACTGTGAAG GGTGGAGGCCACACAGCTCCAGAGTACAAGCCTGAAGAATGCTTTGCCATGTACAGTAGATGGCTATCTAAGAGGGCTTTGTAG